A window of the Tripterygium wilfordii isolate XIE 37 chromosome 12, ASM1340144v1, whole genome shotgun sequence genome harbors these coding sequences:
- the LOC120010424 gene encoding mitogen-activated protein kinase homolog NTF3, with protein sequence MATPVEPPNGVTIHGKHYYSMWQTLFEIDTKYVPIKPIGRGAYGIVCSSVNRETNEKVAIKKIHNAFENRIDALRTLRELKLLRHLRHENVIALKDVMMPIHRRSFKDVYLVYELMDTDLHQIIKSSQLLSNDHCQYFFFQLLRGLKYLHSANILHRDLKPGNLLVNANCDLKICDFGLARTSTGKGEFMTEYVVTRWYRAPELLLCCDNYGTSIDVWSVGCIFAELLGRKPIFPGTECLNQLKLIINILGSQREEDLEFIDNPKARKYIKTLPYSAGSPFSRLYPNAHPMAIDLLQKMLVFDPSKRISVTEALQHPYMSALYDSNRDPPAQVPIDLDIDEDLAEEMIREMMWKEILCYHPEVAAANGESCS encoded by the exons ATGGCAACTCCAGTTGAGCCACCAAATGGAGTTACGATTCATGGGAAGCATTACTACTCCATGTGGCAAACATTGTTTGAGATTGATACTAAATATGTGCCCATAAAGCCGATTGGTCGAGGAGCCTATGGTATTGTATGTTCTTCTGTAAATCGAGAGACCAATGAGAAGGTTGCTATTAAAAAGATACATAATGCTTTTGAGAATCGTATTGATGCACTAAGAACTCTGCGTGAACTAAAGCTACTTCGTCATCTTCGTCATGAAAACGTGATTGCTTTGAAAGATGTAATGATGCCTATCCATAGGAGAAGTTTCAAGGATGTCTATTTGGTTTATGAACTCATGGATACTGATCTGCATCAGATTATCAAATCTTCTCAACTTCTTAGCAATGATCACTGCCAATATTTTTTCTTCCAG CTGCTTCGAGGTCTTAAGTATCTTCACTCCGCAAACATTCTTCACCGTGACTTGAAGCCTGGGAACCTTCTAGTGAATGCAAACTGTGACCTGAAAATATGTGATTTTGGGCTGGCACGCACTAGTACAGGCAAGGGCGAATTCATGACCGAGTATGTTGTTACTCGCTGGTATCGAGCCCCAGAGCTCCTCCTTTGCTGTGACAATTATGGAACATCGATTGATGTATGGTCTGTTGGATGCATCTTTGCGGAGCTTCTTGGCCGAAAGCCTATCTTTCCTGGCACAGAGTGTCTGAACCAGCTCAAGCTTATTATCAATATCCTTGGCAGCCAGAGGGAAGAGGATCTCGAATTTATTGATAACCCAAAGGCAAGAAAATACATCAAAACACTCCCATATTCTGCCGGTTCCCCGTTTTCCCGTCTTTACCCTAATGCTCATCCTATGGCAATTGATTTGCTGCAAAAGATGCTTGTTTTTGATCCATCGAAGCGGATTAGTGTGACAGAAGCACTCCAACATCCTTACATGTCTGCACTGTATGATTCCAATCGTGATCCCCCTGCTCAAGTGCCGATTGATCTTGACATAGATGAGGATTTGGCAGAAGAAATGATTAGGGAGATGATGTGGAAGGAAATTCTCTGCTATCATCCTGAAGTTGCTGCAGCAAATGGGGAGTCGTGCTCCTAA